The nucleotide sequence TTGAGGATAAGGTATGTTTTTACCCTCATTTTTTCCTGTACAGCTGCATCTAAATGACATAATTCTTTTGAACATTCCTTGATATCCCTGCTTTTGTTTGGGAGGCATTTGATATAGTAATGAGGTGAAGATTGTTTAGAAAATTGTGTTGTCTTTGTTTAAAATAGCAACTTGTTAGGTCTgtccttttttttttcctcttGCTGGTTTGAGTGGTCTGTTGCTTGGGGCCATTTGATATAGTATTGATGTGTACTTCCAGCTCTGATGTACTGCTGTTAATTGTAAAGTTTTTCTGTAGGAATGGGTGTGTGCATAATTTAGTTAACTGGCAAACAATAGAAGGTAGCTAGTGCTCTTTTAGTGCTGACATGATTTCATAATGTATGCACATCAACTTATCTTATTTCCTGTATCAGGCTTTGAATTTTGTAATCTAAGCTATGAGGTTAGCCAGATGAGTGATCTTATGCACTTCTCTAAAACGCATAATGGAATAAAACTGCAATGGTACTCAGAAACAGCCTTATCACTATGAATACGTAAAGTGCCAAAAACATAAAGAAGCCCAGAATTGTGTGTCACTGTACAGAAATATTATGATGGTTAAAAGGTTTCCAACATCAACCAGGTAGTATTGTGCCTTTTTAATTTATGTTTATTACCTTATGTGTTTAAAAGTTATAACTATTTCTAGATACTATTCAGTGTAGGGAATGGGAAAAAATGATGCTGTTAAAAGATTATGCTTTTGTATGAGTGTATTAAAATATCAACAAAATAATGCACAGCCTTACCATCTTGTAGTTGTagaattatattattttttctgTAGCTTCTGTCTTCCACCGATTTTTATGCACTATAGGTGCACTCACACTGCTTTTCATGTATTACTTTGGCAATAACCTATGTTGTAATTGACAATTTCCTTGCCTGGGCATTGAAAATAATCAGAAATCGCATTTAATTTATTTACAGGTAGCTACATTAAGCAATACTGGACCTTCTAAACAAGCTGAACAGTCACCTGAACAAGAAAGGTATGATGAATACTTGCATTTGATAGCTCTGCGATTGTGATCTAGAACTAATATTAGTTGATTGATACACACATAAGGAATTGATACAAAGTCCCTTTTGTAGTTCGCACATCGTAAAATCCTCAGTTCAACATGTGGTTCCACAGATTACTCAAGACGTAAACCAAAACATGATTTTGGAAGATGATGTAACACCAGTGTTGAACCAAAAGATGACCCTGGAAGATGATGTTACACCAATGTCAAAGTTCACTGGTGTGCAagagatcagtgggcaagatacGCGAATGGAGGACTCAAACGGAACATCACCGAATACTATTGAAGTTCCAAAAGTTATTGATGTGCAGGGCGGACATTGTACTGGGGAAACTACTTCCCGGCAGTCTCCAAGACAAAAACTAGATGTCAGTTGGTTGAAACCAACCAATAAATCTGTGGTAGAAGATATTCCAGAATCTCAAGGTTCAACAAAAAATGTTCCAATAATTGTCttggatgatgataatgatgagagAGGCAAGGAGCTGGAAAATTCAGAGGCTCTTGATCAAGGGCTCcataatcaaaataaaagaacTTCTTTCGGGAAGATCGACCTGAACTGTACTGAATTAAGACAAGAGGAACTTCCCTGTTTGGATGACTCAACAGTTCAAAGGCTGCCAGATCAGGTGAGGATAATAGAACTACCCCTTTCATTACTTGTTTACTTGGCATTTTGCCACATTTCCAAATTCTCCATGCGCTAAATGAGATTGTTTTCTCAGTGGCGTATTTTTTTAATCTGTATttgtttcaattttttttatCTGAATGATATATAGCCATTAGCTTCAATCTAAATTCCTTTGCAGTTAGAGGGATGGCTTGTTTCACATACTTCATTTAATTTTGCCATTACAAGcttgttttccttttcttttgtcatATAGCATACTACACTGTAAAAGAAATCTTAACAGTGCATATGTTTGTGCCTCAGATGATGTGAAacattttctttttttgttgcAGGATCTAATTGTTAATGCTCGAAAGCAAATGTCTCAACCAATTGAAAGGTTGTTTTTCACAAAGGAGAAAGATACTATCCGTGGCAAACAACAGCAGCATGAAGAAAGCTCAACCATGCATACCTCATACTCAAATTTCTTTGATCTGGGTCCACCATGGAACACTGGGAGTTTGAAGGGACCAAAAAGCTTGCCTTCAGAACTCAAGTTCAGAATAATGGACAGGGCTCCTGAATTCAGTTTAGACCTCAGCCTGGACAGTTTCACAGACAATAGTGTGGCTGCTCTGAGGAGCGATAAGTTGTTTCTTGGAGGCACCTCCCGCACATCTCATAAGTTAACCGAAAAGCTTGGCACATACTCCTACAAGAGGCTGTCGGCTCCATGGTCAGAAGAAGAGTTGGATTTTCTTTGGATCGGAGTTAGGAGATATGGCGTTAATAATTGGAATGCAATGTTGAAGGATACTCGACTACGGTTTTCAAACTCAAGAATGCCTGAGGATCTTGCTAGGCAATGGGACAAGGAGCAGAAGAAGCTTGTGGCATCTGCTCTGGGTCCTGTGCCACCTCTTCATATGGGCGAAGATTATCTTGGTAGAGCTTCATGCTCTGGATGCTCAAAGTCTGCATTTCTTGGGGCCCAAACAGACCTTTCATTGGGCGACGTCTACTTTCGCAATGCCCGTGCTTCAGAGAGAGGTCAGCATCATTCATCAAGCCTGGGTTGGCTTAACTTTCATGGAATTGATGGTGGGCCTAGAAATATGTCCCTGGGAGGCTTCCCTGGGGCTTCTTCCTCATATGGAAGAAGTGGCAGCAGGCGCAGAAGGGCATCCAAGCTCCATAAGTCATACTACGAGAACAAGTCACCTTGGTTCCAAGAACCATCAGACAGGGTGCCCCAGCTCCTTCTCACCAACCAGCAACCGATCAACAGCCTTCCCCAGTGGCTTACAAAGGATGCCGAAATTGGCACCAGTCGAATCAACCCTGAGATGTGGCCGAGCATGGTGCCAGCACCAGGGCGTTCAGCCGCAGATCCACCAAGGGGAGGCTCCTCTCTCTTTTGTGACGACATGAAGCGCGCGATGAGGAGGAATGCGGATTGGCGGTCGTTCAGCAAGAGGCTGTTCCTGTCTGGTGAGGCATTGGATCTGAACTGTGGGGCTAAAGGCACCACAGCACCCAACGGTGCCATCCCGAGCGACACCGGCGCGTCATCCGAAGAGACGGTGTCTGACAGCTGAGCCCATGCTTAACATGGGCTCTTGTTATTCCTTTGTGCCAGGCTGCAATTACATGTAGCATTCCCATTCCTATTTGATGTTGAAGCTGGTTGACAGTAAGCGACGAAAGGTGTGGTACATCTGATCAAGCTGGCATGCTCTCTGTAATGTCATGCTAGTGAATAATCGGATTGCATCTTGTATAAAGTAGTAGCAGCAGTGTATATTTTATCACCAGCTCTTTGTATCCATAGTGAGGAGAGGTTCTAACAACAGGAGTCCACTCACGCATCCACGTGACCATAGCATTGTGATTGGGGGCGCTGTGTATGTAGTGAACGGATTGCCTAGTTGCTTGTAACTGTGCTTGGGACGGCCTAATATGCATATTGGGCTCATGCTGATTCAAATCCTGTTGGGTAATGTTATTTTCATGCTTAAGCATGGGCAGTTTTCATGAGTATATATTTTCTCTGTTTCTTCAGttgtcatcttttttttttttgttttgttttatttgcCGCCGGGCCGGCCGGCCGGATGGAGTATTGGTGTTGCCTTCCAGATCGAACAAATACTCCGTAACAGCATATAGTACACCATGACAAACCATGGAATGCATTGTAATCTCTTTTGTTGGTTCTAATATACCCAAATGGAACAGGCTAATGACAGTATGACATCATCTTGGTCTTGGATTATGCTGACCGAGCGCAAAGGTAGGCAGCCAGGGCGCCAGGCTACCAACTGGTGAACTAGCAAATGCATTAGTCTACTACTGGATGACAGCACTAGAGTCTAGAACTTACAGAGCTACCTCATTGTTGTCACCCTCAACAACACCACACCAGGGCAGGCAATCAGCCAATCACCATCGTATATTATGTACAATACATTTGTCCAAGATTCATAATTGAGAACCAACATAGCCGTCTTGCATCACAATCCAAAAACCAAGCATTATCGATGACGGCCAACTCGAAGTCGACAGACAACAGGTAAGTTGGCTTGGGTTGGCCCTTCTCCTTGCCGGGAAGCAAGACCTCTAGGTACCAATGCAGAATATGTAATGGCCTGCAGCAGCATATCATCTCTTCTCTTCGTATCCACCAGCTCTCCACCCCTCTGCACCAATGTAATGGGCATTCCAGATGAAACCAAATGAGCTCAACAGATACATAGCAAGGGAGATATGAGAGAGCCAGCCATGCCCTGGCGTTCACCACCATGGCTGCTCTTGCTCGCCACCATGCTGAGCACCACGCGCCTGCTGGCACTTGCCGGAGGGATGGCACGTCCCGGATGCCAAGAAAGATGTGGCAACCTGAGCGTCCCCTACCCTTTCGGCATCGGTCGGAGCCAAAGAAGAACAACCCAAAGCCAAAAGAAGAAGCCCCGAAGGTTGTTCCCGCACCACCTAAGAAGGACAAAAAGGTGTGGAAACAAAATGAAGAAGCTCCGAAGACCACCTCCACACCACCGAAATCAAACAAAATGGTGTGGAGACCTAAGAAGGTGCAATCATCCGCGTCTACTCCTCTAGGCACGGATGTTCCATCATCAAGCAAAAATTGAAGGGAGAAGAGTCCTGCTCATTGGACTTAAAATGGTGAGCCCTTGTCGAAGGTAATCGATAGTTATCCTTTATGATTTAATAAACAATTATCAGAATTACTAGATAATAAAACTATAGTATTGTTAATATTAGATCTAAATAAACCTTGTTTATCCTACCATGTTCTATACAaagtatgctttggtttgggTATGATTTTTTGTGCAATCATACTTTCATAGGcttttcaaattaagcatggtgctgagattgattaagcctaccttgGTCAAATTAAACATGATATTTAGTTTGATCACAGTTCCAAAACTACTAAGTATAGACATGGATAAGTAAACTAAGtaaaatatatataaaatgtACCGCAGAATCTTCACCAAGCAACCCCAAACCTTAGGCCTCGAGCTAGCATGGGGGAAGTTCCCTGCAAAGGTACCTTGTATCTTTTCTTTTCTGCATTTTATCTtctgcatttatttatttatttatttattatcatttaaaaaaactaaaaattcaaaaataccaaaaaaaaaataaaatatgacaaaaataccaaaaatatttattccactctcatatatgttttaagaatgtttagtttctccttctGGGCCTTTGATATCTTTCTGCTGCAAGGGGAGGCTCGAGTACACAAGCATCTGACGTGGGACTGCTACAATGACACTGGCATCACTGACTTCGCTAGATCTCCCACGGATCTAGCGTCTTATTACCAGATATCACATACCAAGAATAAGTTCACGGCGATTGGGTGTGACACCATCGCGTTCATCCAAGGTGAAAATGCAAACTCTTACACCAGTGGATGCATGTCGTTTTGCAGCAGCAATGCAAGCGTCGACACCAGCGGCCAGTGCACCGGCATGGGTTGTTGCCAGACATCAATCCCGGCAAACCTCACCTACTTCAACACCACCTTCTCAACAAGGCGGAGTACAAGCGTGCTAGAGTTCAACCCATGCAGTTACGCCTTCGTGATTGAGACCCAGCAGTTCAGGTTTGATGTCTATTGTTAGAGGTAACAAAGAAACTAATCAGCCAGGGCTTAAACACCCAGGCGACTGCTCTTTCATATATAGGAGATAAGTAGCACATTGATTACATTGATGGCTCATTAGAGCATTAACTAAACAGCTAACTGCCTGGGTACTTGCACAGTCACTTGTGCTGCCCAAGGCCTTAATAGCAGAAACATAATTAAGCACAGATAACTAAGTGATAACTGGGAGCAGGACTTAACTTCTACAGTTCTCCCCCTAAGACCTGCTTCCCCCATCCTTGATCTTCATGATCCCAATCTTGCTTCTCATGTCTTCAAACTTGGCCTTGCCTAAGGCCTTAGTCAGAATGTCTGCCAGTTGATCATTTGTGGCGACGGACTCAGTCTTGATGCTGCCTTCTTCAACACAATCTCTGATgaagtgttgtttgattctgataTGCTTGCTTCTGTCATGAAAGACAGGGTTCTTTGCAAGTGCCATTGCTGATCTGTTATCCACTCGCAGCTCTACTACTTCCACTTTCTTTCCCAACAATTCAGCAAGTAACCTGGACAGCCACAGAGCTTGTGTTGCAGCAGTAGTCATGGCAACATACTCTGCTTCACAGCTAGATAAGGCAACCACTCTTTGTTTAATGGACTGCCAACTGACCAGATTGTTGCCTAGGAAGAATAGACAACCTGTAGTGCTCTTGCTTGAGTCAATATCTCCAGCCAAGTCTGAGTCACAGTAGCCAATGAATCTGGCTTCACTGGATGCCTTGGTGAAGTGCAGGCCATACTCCAGACTGCCTGCCACATACCGAAGGATACGCTTCACTGCCTGCTGATGCTCTATGGTGGGCCTCTCCAGAAATCTACTCACAAACCCGActgcaaatgccaagtcaggtcgAGTATGAACCAAATATCGCAGGCTTCCAACCAGCTGCCTGTACTGTGTTGGATCAACTTCCTTGGCTGTACTCTTCTTGCTCAATCTTAGCCTTTCCTCCATAGGAGTGGCTGCTGGGTTGCAGTCCACCATACCACCCAATTCCAGTATCCTTTTGGCATAGTGAGTCTGTCTAAGGGTGATGCCATCGGTGCTCTGCTGTACTTCAATGCCCAGATAGAAGCTTAAGAGCCCGAGGTCACTCATCTCAAATGTTGCTTTCATTTCAGCCTTGAAGCTTTCAACATCCTGCTCTTTGGCCCCTGTGATGATCAAatcatccacatacacaccgacAAGCAACAGAGAGTTTCCAGAACCTCGCCTATAGATTGCAGCTTCATGGTTGCTTTGTCTGAAACCTTTCTTCTTCAATGTTGAATCAAGCTTTGCattccatgctcttggtgcttgccgtAGGCCATACAGAGCTTTGCGCAAGCGATACACCTTGTCTTCTTGTCCAGCAACAACAAAGCCAGGCGGCTGATGCACATATACCTCCTCGTTGAGGTCTCCATTCAGAAATGCGGACTTGACGTCCATCTGATGAACAGACCAACCCTCCTGTGCCGCCAGAGCCAACAAGACTCGAACGGATTCCATGCGTGCGACAGGGGCGAAAGCATCATCATAATCCACGCCTTCTTGCTGGACAAAGCCACGAGCGACAAGTCTGGCTTTGTGTTTGATAACATTACCGTGTTCGTCCTTCTTCAATTTGAACACCCACTTCAGGGTGATTGGACGGTGACCAGCAGGAGGCTTCACAAGCTCCCAGGTCTTGTTTCTCTCTACTGATCGCAGCTCTTCTTTCATTGCTGCGCACCACGCTGGATCTCTCTTGGCTTCAGTATGCGAAGTTGGTTCGCCAGAGTGCGTTAGATGCAGCTCTGCGAACAGGCGAGTTGCAGGTGGCGGTGTGGGCTGCTGGCCAATGATATTGCTGACAGTTCTGTAGCGAAGTGGTTCATCCTCGTGATAAGCATCCAgtcgatcatcatcatcctccagaGGCGTGGCATGCTCAATCTGAGGActtggtggcggtggtgacaCTTCCAATGCCGCTGGAGCAGAATTAGCTTGAGGATGAGTTGATGCGGAGCCCTCTGTTCCTTCAACTCCAATTGGGCTGTTTGGTGCGGATGTTCTTGGTGAATCCGGGAGCagaggcgacgacggcggcgctggTTCGCTCACCTCCTCTGACCAGGCATACTCAACTGTGAATTCACTGCTGTTCACAGCTGATGGCCCAGATTCCGGCGAGGACCAATCCCAGCCATGTTCTTCATCAAATACAACATCACGGCTGATCCTGACACGCCCGCTCACAGGCTCAAACACCCTATAAGCCTTAGCTCCTTCTGCATAACCAATAAACACTCCAGCTTCACCACGATCATCAAGTTTCCTGAGCTGAGACAAACGGCGAGTATATGCCACACAACCAAACACCTTCAGATGGCCAACAGTGGGTGTTCGGCCATGCCATGCTTCATAGGGAGTGACATCACCTAGAGCCTTGGTTGGTGACCGATTCAGAATATGCACAGCAGTCATCACTGCCTCCCCCCAAAACTTGGCTGGCATCTGGCGCTGCTTGAGTAAGGCACGTGCCATGGCCACCACGGTTTGATTTctacgctccaccacgccattctgctgtggtgAATGAGGAGCACTGTAATGCCTTTTGACTCCTTCATTGGCACAATAAGCAGCAAATTCTGCAACAGTAAACTCTCCTCCGTTATCTGTGCGCAGAACTTTCAGTTTACGCCCACTTTCCACCTCTGCAGCAGCCTTCACCTTCTTGATAGCATCTGCTGCAGCATCCTTAGATGACAGCAGCACTGCCCACATGAATCGTGTGGCATCATCTACAAGCAGCAGAATATAGCGATTACCTGCCGAAGTTGCTGGTGTAACTGGCCCACAGAGATCACCATGCACCAATTCAAGGTGATCCTGAGCACGATATATTGCTGCAGCAGGAAATGATCGCCTCCTCTGTTTGGTGGTGACACAAGTGTCacacacttgctcaacatgatcgATCTTTGGCATCCCTCTTGCCATTTCCTCCTTGCCAAGCCTCCGCAGGGCCTCAAAATTCAGATGCCCAAAACGCTCATGCCATTTCCATGCCTCCTCATCCCTGCGCGCAGCAAGACACACTGGCTGTGCTGTCTTCATATGCAGTACATACAGCCGGTTCGCGCCACGCCTCACCTTGGCCAGTAGGCGACCGCTGCTGCGTTCCCAAATTCGCAGTACTCCATCATCAATCACCACCTTTGAGCCATTCTCATCAAGTTGACCGAGGCTCATGATCGAGTTCTTCAACGCCGGAATGAAATAAACTCCATGAAGAACACGATGCTCACCAGTCTTTGCTTCAAAAACAATTGAGCCAACGCCCTTGATTTCCACCTTGGACGCGTCCCCGAACCGAACCGTGCCTCGAACGTCCGTGTTCAGGTCTGAAAACAGGTCACGCTGCCCAGTCATGTGGTGTGTTGCGCCTGAATCAAGGTACCAGCCGCCAGCCATCTCTTCATCATCTGCTCCTAGATAAGCACGTGCACGTGGCTCAAAGAACTCAACGCGCTGCGCTGTATAGTTGAGCTCCAGCGTGCTCTGTTCCATCTCAATGAAGCCGTGAGACAGAAACAGAGCTGCATCTTCCTCACACTCAGCAAACTGGGCACGCCCTTCATGTCCTCCTTGCTGCCCAGCTTGGTTACCGCCGCCACGGCCTCCTCCACGGTTTCCGCCGCCGCGTTCACCACGAtttcctcccccgccgccgcgctCTGTTCCATCACGGCGCGGCTGGGGACATTCACGCGCCCAATGCCCTTCCTGATGGCAGTTGAGGCACGTGTTGGGGCCAACACGGCCGGCGCCATTTCCTTCTCCACGTCCGCCGCCACGGCCAGCACCTCTGCCCCGTCCGCGTCCACTTCCGCGGCTgcgtcctccaccaccgccgcgctGGTTCTTGAAACCAGAACCGCCAGCTTCTTCTGcgcctttcttctccttcctgAAACGTGCACGCCACTGCTCCTCAGTGTACAGCAGCTTGCCGTTGATGGACACCGGCTCTGTCACAGCTTGCGCTTCACGGTCATCCACCGCCTTTAGCCTTCCTGTCACTTCTTCAAGCGTGAGCGCCTCGAAGTCGAGGAACTGCTCAATGGCGACGACGATCTGCGCGTACTTGGTCGGCACCGTGCGCAGAAACTTTTCCACGACACGCGCCTCATCGATGTCCCTGTCTCCATGAAGCACCAGCTGCTGGTGCAGAGTTGACAGCCGCAGGGCAAAATCCTCCACCGGCTCGCCAGGCTTGACGTCAATGTTCTCCCACTCCCGACGCAGTCGCTGCAACGTCGCTCGGCGGACCCTGTCCACACCGATACGAGTCGCAGCGATGGCATCCCATGCCTCTTTTGCCGTCGCCTTGTCGAGGAGCGGGAGCCCCAACTCCTTGGGCACAGCAGCGACGATCACCTCCAGAGCTCGCCTGTCGTCGCGAAACTGCACTGGGCCTCCTTCGACAGCTTCCCAGAGGTCGCGCGcctgcatcctgagcttcatcgtCTGGCTCCACTCATAATAATTGGTCTTGTCC is from Miscanthus floridulus cultivar M001 chromosome 7, ASM1932011v1, whole genome shotgun sequence and encodes:
- the LOC136464843 gene encoding uncharacterized protein, which gives rise to MSTKVMITYKRKRSASHAHTEDDTVLDSSPAASSNVAASSLQLKSEGPAETAVVNEDNHITTKKQQHLSMLQQNIKEKCEPEKGQDQLYESLPRKGQPEICCATIASTTEAHSNKSQCIDDAKNQIPVSSSVCDLMLADGTINQIKDSNISAPVEINSPTGTEIAVVPGLCRKRFSPLLTFRRRVKKKTNLDEPAEEICSPDNDKQCSTLTCSSPQSSLNATTLLKHTAPNPLDIEDKVATLSNTGPSKQAEQSPEQESSHIVKSSVQHVVPQITQDVNQNMILEDDVTPVLNQKMTLEDDVTPMSKFTGVQEISGQDTRMEDSNGTSPNTIEVPKVIDVQGGHCTGETTSRQSPRQKLDVSWLKPTNKSVVEDIPESQGSTKNVPIIVLDDDNDERGKELENSEALDQGLHNQNKRTSFGKIDLNCTELRQEELPCLDDSTVQRLPDQDLIVNARKQMSQPIERLFFTKEKDTIRGKQQQHEESSTMHTSYSNFFDLGPPWNTGSLKGPKSLPSELKFRIMDRAPEFSLDLSLDSFTDNSVAALRSDKLFLGGTSRTSHKLTEKLGTYSYKRLSAPWSEEELDFLWIGVRRYGVNNWNAMLKDTRLRFSNSRMPEDLARQWDKEQKKLVASALGPVPPLHMGEDYLGRASCSGCSKSAFLGAQTDLSLGDVYFRNARASERGQHHSSSLGWLNFHGIDGGPRNMSLGGFPGASSSYGRSGSRRRRASKLHKSYYENKSPWFQEPSDRVPQLLLTNQQPINSLPQWLTKDAEIGTSRINPEMWPSMVPAPGRSAADPPRGGSSLFCDDMKRAMRRNADWRSFSKRLFLSGEALDLNCGAKGTTAPNGAIPSDTGASSEETVSDS